Proteins encoded within one genomic window of Candidatus Nanopelagicales bacterium:
- a CDS encoding HAD family acid phosphatase, producing MSLALLIGVIPAQAELVQVDPGKIARGRLIIGTGQNLPSLDSKTTYTAGPGFAAQLNRYYRSGRAKRDQRQVSHAAMRAVRQWIESNCAGTRRRAVKDCRAMVVFDIDDTLLNNYRFYSTTSPAFSLDPTGYNAWVASCGSPANVPVRKLFLKLRDLGVRLALITGRRETQRRATKDCLTRRGITGWQSLRLRSAYEETLSAAVYKARARRALHARGFHIIASVGDQVSDMANGHFKYGFLLPNLFRYIP from the coding sequence GTGTCGCTAGCTCTGCTGATCGGAGTGATCCCGGCCCAAGCGGAGCTGGTCCAGGTTGATCCAGGCAAGATCGCCAGGGGACGGCTGATCATTGGGACCGGCCAGAACCTGCCGTCACTCGACTCCAAGACCACCTATACCGCTGGTCCGGGGTTCGCGGCGCAACTAAACCGCTATTACAGATCGGGACGCGCCAAGCGTGATCAGCGGCAAGTGAGCCACGCAGCGATGCGCGCTGTAAGACAATGGATTGAGAGTAACTGCGCGGGCACGCGGCGAAGGGCGGTCAAGGACTGCCGCGCGATGGTGGTCTTCGACATCGATGACACGCTGCTCAACAACTACCGCTTCTACTCAACGACCAGCCCTGCCTTCAGCCTTGACCCAACGGGCTACAACGCGTGGGTTGCCAGCTGCGGATCTCCAGCGAACGTACCCGTGAGGAAGCTCTTCCTGAAGTTGCGCGATTTAGGAGTGAGATTAGCCCTCATCACTGGCCGACGGGAGACGCAGCGTCGCGCGACGAAAGATTGTCTTACCAGGCGTGGGATCACCGGTTGGCAATCTCTTCGTCTCAGGTCGGCATACGAGGAGACTCTTTCGGCAGCCGTGTATAAGGCCCGCGCCAGGAGAGCGCTGCATGCGCGAGGTTTCCATATCATTGCCAGTGTCGGGGACCAGGTCAGCGACATGGCCAACGGTCACTTCAAGTACGGTTTCCTGCTGCCCAACCTGTTCCGCTACATCCCGTAA
- a CDS encoding ATP-binding cassette domain-containing protein → MMDTAVGVSARQFGWRYAGRSRWAFRNVDLEIAPGERVLIAGGSGVGKSTLLRALAAIGGEAESAETAGTIKYRRGSREIAAADVGQQVGLMMQDPETNLILTKVGDDVAFGLENAQVDRAAIWPRVERSLGVVGFPYGLERPTSALSGGEKQRVALAGLLVRKPGLLILDEPTANLDTEGAAMTVSALQGVLADSGSTLVLVEHRLADVVDLVDRIVVLQPEGILFDGPTAEVLRSRGSELADLGIFVPGVDPMLGSRPRIPRNRPYMAGIGTRSPAAQETAVLSARDVVIRRVKKGPPVVDGVSLRASRSTAVAVMGPNGAGKSTLARALGGLMRPSRGSVTAAGRDKPLHRYRSRDLCRVVGSVFQEPEHQFVATSARAELAIGARASGLPRRQAWERADLLLGELHLEDVARANPYTLSGGEKRRLAVGAALAGGPGALVLDEPTFGQDLNTWRATVELLIRQLDDQRALVVVTHDAALVRALGAVEYRMAKGRLRLDADKMGGDPL, encoded by the coding sequence ATGATGGACACGGCGGTGGGCGTGAGCGCCCGGCAATTCGGATGGCGCTATGCGGGGCGGTCCAGATGGGCCTTCAGGAATGTTGATCTTGAAATCGCTCCCGGTGAGCGCGTGCTGATCGCCGGTGGATCCGGTGTCGGCAAGTCGACCCTGCTGCGGGCGCTCGCGGCCATTGGCGGCGAGGCGGAATCCGCGGAGACAGCGGGGACGATCAAGTATCGCCGCGGGTCGCGCGAGATCGCGGCCGCTGATGTGGGTCAGCAAGTCGGCCTGATGATGCAGGATCCAGAGACCAATCTGATCCTGACGAAGGTCGGCGACGATGTCGCCTTCGGGCTGGAGAACGCTCAGGTCGACCGGGCCGCGATCTGGCCAAGGGTCGAGCGATCGCTCGGGGTCGTGGGATTCCCGTATGGATTGGAGCGGCCGACGTCTGCCCTGTCGGGCGGCGAGAAGCAGCGGGTGGCGCTGGCCGGGCTTTTGGTCCGGAAGCCGGGCTTGCTCATCCTCGACGAGCCGACCGCGAATCTGGATACAGAGGGCGCCGCCATGACGGTAAGTGCCCTCCAGGGAGTGCTGGCCGACTCCGGGTCGACGCTGGTGTTGGTGGAGCACCGCCTTGCTGACGTGGTCGATCTCGTGGATCGGATCGTCGTCCTTCAGCCCGAGGGCATCCTGTTCGACGGTCCAACCGCTGAAGTCCTGCGATCGAGGGGATCGGAGCTGGCTGATCTGGGCATCTTCGTGCCGGGCGTGGACCCGATGCTGGGTTCCCGGCCGCGGATTCCGCGAAATCGGCCATATATGGCCGGAATCGGCACAAGATCACCCGCTGCGCAAGAAACGGCCGTTCTTTCCGCGCGGGATGTGGTCATTCGGCGGGTCAAGAAGGGCCCGCCGGTGGTGGACGGGGTTTCGCTTCGCGCATCTCGGTCGACCGCTGTTGCCGTCATGGGCCCGAACGGGGCTGGGAAGTCGACGCTCGCGCGAGCCCTCGGCGGCCTGATGCGTCCGAGCCGGGGCAGCGTGACGGCGGCTGGAAGGGATAAGCCACTGCACCGCTACCGCTCGCGTGATCTTTGCCGCGTTGTCGGAAGCGTTTTTCAGGAGCCCGAGCATCAGTTCGTGGCCACGTCTGCTCGCGCGGAACTGGCGATCGGCGCCCGGGCGTCTGGGCTGCCGCGCAGGCAGGCTTGGGAGCGGGCTGACCTGCTTCTCGGTGAGTTGCATTTGGAAGACGTGGCCCGCGCGAACCCTTACACGTTGTCCGGAGGGGAGAAGCGCCGGCTCGCTGTGGGGGCGGCCTTGGCTGGTGGCCCCGGCGCGCTCGTGTTGGACGAGCCGACGTTCGGGCAGGACTTGAACACGTGGCGCGCGACAGTCGAGCTGCTGATCAGGCAGCTGGATGATCAGCGGGCACTAGTTGTCGTGACGCACGATGCGGCGCTGGTCAGGGCGTTAGGCGCCGTCGAGTACCGGATGGCCAAGGGGCGTCTGCGGCTGGACGCCGACAAGATGGGGGGTGATCCTCTATGA
- a CDS encoding energy-coupling factor transporter transmembrane component T, whose translation MSLEFGQGVETSGVWSCVGRLNAVTKLVITALVTIGLLLSVDHTTAGVILIGELVALPFFGLRPRTVVVRSGFLVAIAAILTLVNALFSSNHEGYLILDWGSFSLSTGGLVQASAIGLRVLALSLPAVLLLSTTDPTLMADGLRQIVRVPSRYALSMLVGLRVLPLLAFDWREISDARRARGLAGRGPASAVHGAMSRLVGLLVEALRRAVRLSVAMEARGFDPYAARTNARQSTLGGQDMAAVLVCLALVGLATALAVAQGQWSFVLAWPF comes from the coding sequence ATGAGCCTGGAGTTCGGACAGGGCGTCGAGACATCAGGTGTTTGGTCCTGCGTTGGCCGGCTCAACGCGGTAACGAAGCTGGTCATTACCGCTTTGGTCACGATCGGGCTGCTATTGAGCGTTGATCACACGACGGCTGGAGTGATCCTCATCGGCGAGCTTGTCGCGCTGCCGTTCTTCGGGCTCCGGCCAAGAACGGTGGTCGTCAGGTCCGGATTCCTCGTGGCGATCGCCGCGATCCTGACGCTCGTCAACGCCCTTTTCAGCTCGAATCACGAGGGCTACCTGATCCTCGACTGGGGGTCGTTCTCCCTGTCGACCGGAGGCCTCGTGCAGGCTTCAGCCATCGGGCTACGCGTTCTGGCTTTGTCACTGCCGGCCGTCTTGCTGCTGTCGACTACGGACCCGACGCTCATGGCGGACGGGCTGCGGCAGATCGTCCGGGTCCCGTCCAGGTACGCGCTGTCCATGCTCGTCGGCCTGCGGGTCTTGCCGCTGCTCGCCTTCGACTGGCGTGAGATATCCGACGCGCGCCGCGCACGAGGACTCGCCGGTCGTGGCCCCGCGTCCGCGGTTCACGGGGCGATGAGTCGTTTGGTGGGTCTGCTGGTGGAAGCCTTGCGCAGGGCCGTTCGCCTTTCGGTCGCGATGGAAGCCCGAGGCTTCGACCCGTATGCCGCGCGAACCAACGCGCGTCAATCGACTCTCGGCGGACAGGACATGGCAGCGGTCCTGGTGTGTTTGGCACTGGTTGGGCTGGCTACGGCGCTCGCTGTTGCCCAGGGCCAGTGGAGCTTCGTCCTCGCCTGGCCGTTCTGA